One Prolixibacteraceae bacterium DNA segment encodes these proteins:
- a CDS encoding transglycosylase SLT domain-containing protein, which produces MKLYYSLLFIALGIVNGSYGATLQETKSIDKDSLQRVQIKTVSMLEVGGRYQWMYTDIDEDLSDIFTDRLDSLVLKWRCQTLTPSDTVSVTEGLDHIIDEKEVLNGMLSDSIYVSQFEGIHSFMDLSYNNTVKNFINLYAVRRKKQIANLLQLSDYYFPMFEEVLDRYDLPLELKYLPIIESSLNPRAFSRAGASGLWQFMYGTGKQYKLRINSYVDERRDPYKSTEAAAKFLKDLYRIYGDWQLVIAAYNCGPGNVNKAIRRCGGARNYWDIYYHLPRETRGYVPSFIAATYVMNYADEYGITPSKRSLPLSTDTLMVGSYLHLEQVSKEMSISIDLLRELNPQYRKDIIPATETNRYTLRLPADKIADFIDDEAHVYAYEREKYFPNNRLKSPKSLGSYSYAHVNIKGKKKVYYKVKSGDNVGFIAEWFHVRSSDLRYWNNIRRNMIRVGQKLVVYVPASKYSYYKGFNNMSFVKKQEAIGARGYKKTIASASSSSNGKFQYYTVRKNDTLWKIAKKYEGVSENSLKRLNGISNARSLSIGKKIKIRKIS; this is translated from the coding sequence ATGAAGTTATATTATAGCCTGCTTTTTATTGCTCTTGGGATCGTCAACGGATCGTATGGTGCTACATTACAGGAAACCAAATCAATTGATAAAGATAGTTTACAAAGAGTACAGATTAAGACGGTAAGTATGCTAGAGGTTGGTGGTCGTTACCAATGGATGTATACTGATATTGATGAGGACCTTTCTGATATCTTTACTGATAGACTTGACTCGTTGGTATTAAAATGGCGATGCCAAACTTTGACTCCTAGTGATACTGTTTCTGTCACGGAAGGATTAGATCATATAATTGATGAGAAAGAAGTTTTAAATGGAATGCTGTCTGATAGTATCTATGTCTCCCAGTTTGAGGGGATTCACTCTTTTATGGATCTATCATACAATAATACAGTTAAGAATTTCATTAATCTGTATGCTGTGCGACGAAAGAAGCAGATTGCAAATTTGTTGCAGCTTTCTGATTACTATTTCCCTATGTTTGAAGAGGTCCTTGATAGATACGACTTGCCTTTAGAGCTTAAATATCTTCCAATTATTGAATCTTCTTTAAACCCTCGCGCTTTCTCTAGAGCTGGAGCTTCAGGCCTATGGCAGTTTATGTATGGGACAGGAAAGCAATATAAGTTGCGTATCAATAGTTATGTGGACGAAAGACGCGATCCATATAAATCTACCGAAGCTGCAGCAAAGTTTCTGAAAGATCTTTACAGAATATATGGAGATTGGCAATTGGTTATCGCTGCATATAATTGTGGTCCAGGAAATGTGAATAAGGCAATACGTCGTTGTGGTGGTGCGAGAAACTATTGGGATATTTATTATCACCTTCCTCGTGAAACACGCGGTTATGTTCCCTCTTTTATTGCAGCAACCTATGTGATGAATTATGCGGATGAGTATGGTATTACCCCTTCTAAAAGATCTTTGCCTCTATCGACCGATACATTAATGGTGGGAAGCTATTTGCATTTAGAACAAGTATCTAAAGAGATGAGTATCTCCATTGATCTGCTAAGAGAACTTAATCCTCAATATAGAAAAGATATTATTCCAGCAACGGAAACCAATAGATATACCTTGCGTTTGCCTGCTGATAAGATTGCTGATTTTATCGATGATGAAGCACATGTATATGCATATGAAAGAGAAAAATATTTCCCTAACAATAGGTTGAAATCTCCAAAATCGTTGGGCTCTTATAGCTATGCTCATGTAAATATTAAGGGGAAGAAGAAAGTCTATTACAAGGTGAAATCTGGTGATAATGTTGGATTCATCGCAGAATGGTTTCACGTTAGAAGTAGTGATTTAAGGTACTGGAACAACATTCGTCGTAACATGATTCGTGTTGGACAGAAACTTGTCGTTTATGTTCCAGCATCTAAGTATAGTTATTACAAAGGTTTTAACAATATGTCTTTTGTTAAGAAACAAGAAGCGATTGGGGCAAGAGGTTATAAAAAAACTATTGCTTCTGCGTCTAGTTCTAGTAATGGCAAATTTCAGTACTATACGGTTCGCAAGAATGATACACTATGGAAAATAGCAAAGAAGTATGAAGGAGTTTCTGAGAATTCATTAAAACGTCTTAATGGGATTTCAAATGCTCGTTCTCTTTCTATTGGTAAGAAGATTAAGATTCGTAAAATATCATAA
- a CDS encoding phosphatidylserine decarboxylase family protein, which translates to MTTIHKEGFGIIAFFLIVLAGLDTLVWFSGERIFFWVMLCLTIPFFTLVVRFFRYPKRVAKVDDSLVISPADGQIVAIEEVYEPEFFEDKRIMVSVFMTVFNVHINWIPVKGVVKFFRHHKGRFLSAYLPKSSTDNERTTMVVELENKQEVLFRQIAGAVAKRIISYPKEGDVVDQNTQLGFIRFGSRVDVYLPLGTDINVEMGEIVKGTETVLAKVQ; encoded by the coding sequence ATGACAACTATTCACAAAGAAGGATTTGGCATTATTGCTTTCTTCCTTATAGTTTTAGCGGGACTGGATACTTTAGTTTGGTTTTCCGGTGAGAGGATTTTCTTTTGGGTTATGTTATGTTTAACAATCCCTTTCTTTACTTTGGTAGTACGTTTTTTTCGTTATCCTAAGCGAGTTGCGAAGGTCGATGACTCTTTGGTTATTTCTCCTGCAGATGGTCAAATTGTGGCTATCGAAGAGGTTTATGAACCTGAGTTTTTTGAGGACAAACGTATTATGGTTTCTGTTTTTATGACTGTTTTTAATGTTCATATCAATTGGATTCCAGTAAAAGGAGTTGTGAAATTCTTTAGACATCATAAAGGACGTTTCTTATCTGCTTATCTACCTAAATCTTCAACTGATAATGAAAGAACAACAATGGTTGTTGAGTTGGAGAATAAGCAAGAGGTTCTTTTTCGCCAAATTGCTGGTGCTGTTGCAAAACGAATTATTAGTTACCCAAAAGAGGGAGATGTAGTAGATCAAAATACTCAATTGGGCTTTATCCGTTTTGGTTCACGTGTTGATGTTTATCTTCCATTAGGAACAGATATAAATGTTGAAATGGGAGAGATTGTAAAAGGGACTGAAACCGTTTTGGCGAAAGTTCAATAG
- the priA gene encoding primosomal protein N' has protein sequence MSDSTFFVDVIVPLPLNATFTYHYDGGRNIVPGMRVVVPFRNKPMVAIVRNIHHDCPTDYKTKSIYDILDLVPSIQDSQLNFWSWIANYYQCCIGEVMKAAVPTSLRLDGDALISVSEEVEVETQNEWSDKYREIYYYALGDKALKLSKLIKEFGKKNVYSIVSDLVQQGVFSFDSLLTRNKQVVKMVRLAKEYQHERTLEIIMRGFRRSTIQLDILSLFYDNISRSGDSSISFSLSEIKAKYSYSAIQALIKKGVVEKYDQSIVLDENISSTTNNLPILSLDQERVYKEILSSFFTKQVALLHGVTASGKTEVYIRLIADCLKQRKQVLYLLPEIGLTTQIVRRLKSVFGNKVGLYHSRISDRQRMELWNEMLQYDPKVEDGPCQVILGARSSIFLPFKHLGLIIVDEEHETSFKQFDPSPRYNARDAAIVLAHIHQCKTLLGSATPSIESYHNALIGKYALSTLDKRFNDVALPDIVLADISESKRTKSMQGSLTPELYHEMKEALSNNKQIILFQNRRGYGLWVQCRDCQWTPKCLHCDVSLTHHKGDNALVCHYCGYKMYMPKICPTCSGSQIHDIGFGTEKIESEIAALFPQTKLLRLDLDTTKKKLAFDKIVREFENHEADILIGTQMVTKGLDFSNVAVVGIMNADALLNFPDFRAYERSFQLMLQVSGRAGRAKGGGKVVVQTSDVKNPLFMDVIHSDYVGLYRNQIRDREQFCYPPFYRMVSLFVKHKFQNYVDQFADQLAQILRQQFGNRVLGPEYPLLSRIQNQYQKQIILKFGPSDSVSTSKKRIQQIIQFLNQNSEIKGVTVVIDVDPM, from the coding sequence ATGAGTGATTCTACTTTTTTTGTTGATGTTATTGTGCCTTTGCCCTTGAATGCTACGTTTACTTATCATTATGATGGGGGTCGTAATATTGTTCCAGGGATGCGAGTTGTGGTCCCTTTCCGTAATAAGCCGATGGTTGCAATTGTTCGCAATATACACCATGATTGCCCAACTGATTATAAGACGAAATCTATCTATGATATTTTAGATCTAGTTCCTAGTATACAAGATTCTCAATTGAATTTTTGGTCTTGGATTGCAAACTATTACCAGTGTTGTATTGGGGAAGTAATGAAAGCTGCAGTTCCTACCTCTCTACGATTAGATGGGGATGCTCTTATCTCAGTGTCTGAAGAGGTAGAGGTGGAAACACAAAATGAGTGGAGTGACAAGTATAGAGAGATCTACTATTATGCCTTAGGAGACAAAGCATTGAAACTGTCGAAGTTGATTAAAGAATTTGGAAAGAAAAATGTCTATTCTATAGTCTCAGACTTGGTTCAGCAAGGAGTCTTCTCTTTCGATAGCTTATTAACTAGAAATAAGCAGGTAGTAAAAATGGTAAGGTTGGCTAAAGAGTATCAACACGAAAGAACTCTGGAGATCATTATGCGAGGCTTTAGACGTTCTACAATCCAACTTGACATTCTTTCTCTTTTTTATGATAATATTTCCAGAAGTGGAGATTCATCCATTTCATTTAGTTTGTCAGAAATAAAGGCGAAATACTCTTATAGTGCGATTCAAGCTCTGATTAAAAAAGGTGTCGTCGAGAAATATGACCAATCTATTGTATTGGATGAAAATATCTCATCAACTACGAACAACTTACCGATTCTCTCTTTGGATCAAGAAAGAGTTTACAAAGAGATTTTGAGCTCTTTTTTTACCAAACAAGTTGCGTTGCTTCATGGAGTGACTGCGAGTGGAAAGACAGAAGTCTACATTCGTTTGATTGCAGATTGTTTGAAGCAGAGAAAGCAGGTGTTATACCTATTGCCTGAGATCGGATTAACGACTCAGATTGTTCGTAGATTAAAAAGTGTCTTTGGTAACAAAGTTGGACTTTATCATAGTCGTATCTCCGATAGGCAGCGAATGGAGCTGTGGAATGAGATGCTTCAGTATGATCCAAAAGTAGAGGATGGACCTTGTCAAGTAATATTAGGAGCGAGGTCTTCTATTTTTCTCCCATTCAAACACTTAGGATTGATTATTGTGGATGAAGAGCATGAAACCTCTTTTAAACAGTTTGACCCTTCCCCTAGATACAATGCTAGAGACGCTGCGATTGTACTTGCTCATATTCATCAGTGTAAGACCTTATTAGGATCCGCAACACCATCAATTGAATCGTATCATAATGCCCTTATAGGAAAATATGCTTTGTCTACTCTAGATAAGCGATTTAATGATGTTGCCTTGCCCGATATTGTTCTTGCAGATATTTCAGAGTCCAAGAGAACTAAGTCGATGCAAGGGAGTTTGACTCCGGAACTTTATCATGAAATGAAGGAGGCTCTTTCTAATAATAAACAGATTATCCTTTTTCAGAATAGAAGAGGATATGGGCTTTGGGTTCAATGTCGAGATTGTCAGTGGACTCCTAAATGTCTTCATTGCGATGTGAGTTTGACTCATCACAAAGGAGATAATGCTCTAGTATGTCATTATTGTGGATATAAAATGTATATGCCTAAGATTTGCCCCACTTGTAGTGGTTCTCAGATTCATGATATAGGTTTTGGAACAGAAAAAATAGAGTCAGAAATAGCTGCGCTTTTCCCTCAAACAAAATTATTGCGCTTAGATTTAGATACCACAAAGAAGAAACTTGCTTTTGATAAGATTGTTCGTGAATTTGAAAATCATGAAGCGGATATATTGATTGGAACCCAGATGGTAACCAAAGGATTGGATTTCTCTAATGTTGCTGTGGTGGGTATAATGAATGCGGATGCCCTACTTAATTTCCCTGATTTTCGTGCTTATGAGAGAAGTTTTCAACTCATGTTACAAGTAAGTGGTAGAGCTGGAAGAGCAAAAGGAGGTGGGAAAGTAGTAGTTCAAACAAGTGATGTGAAGAATCCGCTTTTTATGGATGTAATTCATTCTGATTATGTCGGTTTGTATCGAAATCAAATTAGGGATAGAGAACAATTTTGCTATCCACCCTTTTATAGAATGGTATCGTTGTTCGTAAAACATAAATTCCAAAATTATGTAGATCAATTTGCTGATCAATTGGCGCAGATCCTACGCCAGCAATTTGGGAATAGAGTTCTAGGTCCTGAGTATCCTCTATTAAGTCGTATACAGAATCAATATCAGAAACAGATTATTTTGAAGTTTGGGCCATCTGATTCTGTCTCTACTTCTAAAAAGAGGATTCAGCAGATTATACAGTTCTTAAATCAAAATTCAGAAATCAAGGGGGTAACTGTTGTAATAGATGTAGACCCAATGTAG
- a CDS encoding CDP-alcohol phosphatidyltransferase family protein, producing the protein MIKKHIPNCITSLNIISGVLAVFFALYGELTLSVIAIFCGAIFDFCDGLIARALKAYSDIGKELDSLADMITFGFAPGALMFAILQISLDGAVASPKELISSEYLGFYLCSLFIPVFSGLRLAKFNVDTRQSESFIGMPTPANAIFWSSLALMRVGNTSMDLSLIFNPWVIILLGIVTSLLLVSEIPMFSFKFKTLSLKENKLRFSFLIAVIVLIGVFGILGIAFSILLYVFLSVLQYFLHRK; encoded by the coding sequence ATGATAAAAAAGCATATTCCTAACTGTATTACAAGTCTGAACATTATTTCTGGTGTTTTGGCTGTTTTCTTTGCGCTTTATGGAGAGTTAACACTGTCTGTTATTGCGATTTTTTGCGGTGCTATATTTGATTTTTGTGATGGTTTAATTGCAAGAGCTCTTAAAGCATATTCAGATATTGGAAAAGAGCTAGACTCTCTTGCAGATATGATTACATTTGGTTTTGCTCCAGGAGCATTGATGTTTGCAATACTTCAAATATCACTTGATGGAGCAGTTGCTTCACCTAAAGAACTGATCTCTTCAGAATATTTAGGGTTTTATCTGTGTTCTTTGTTTATTCCAGTCTTTTCAGGATTGCGTCTCGCAAAGTTTAATGTTGACACAAGACAGTCTGAATCGTTCATAGGAATGCCAACACCTGCAAATGCAATATTTTGGTCTTCTTTAGCTCTCATGAGAGTGGGAAATACCTCCATGGATCTTTCATTGATCTTTAATCCTTGGGTGATTATTTTGCTAGGAATAGTAACGTCTTTGTTGTTGGTTTCTGAGATTCCCATGTTTTCATTTAAGTTTAAAACGTTATCCCTAAAGGAGAATAAATTACGTTTTTCATTTTTAATTGCAGTCATCGTCTTGATTGGAGTGTTTGGAATCTTAGGAATTGCATTTTCGATTTTACTTTATGTCTTTTTATCTGTGTTGCAGTACTTCTTGCACCGAAAATAA
- a CDS encoding ParB/RepB/Spo0J family partition protein, producing the protein MAKRNALGRGLGALIDDANMVNDPSSSIIHVEIDKIDANPFQPRTEFDDDTLLELATSIQELGLIQPITLRRVAGGRFQIIAGERRFRASQVAGLESVPCWIREIHDDQMLEMALVENIQRENLTAIEVALSYQRLIDECRYTQEVLSDKVGKKRATISNYLRLLKLPAVIQKALQQRQMSMGHARAIINIEDEDFQIELFHQIVTEGLSVRKVEEIVRNYNHGEMITSSDEKKSKETRNPFPQEFASLEDHLRSFFDTSVNFRMNNKGKGKIVIPFDDPKELERIISILDQTKN; encoded by the coding sequence ATGGCAAAGAGAAATGCTTTAGGTAGAGGTTTAGGTGCATTAATAGATGATGCAAATATGGTAAACGATCCATCCTCATCTATCATCCATGTGGAGATAGATAAAATAGATGCAAATCCTTTTCAACCTCGTACCGAATTTGATGATGATACACTCCTTGAATTGGCGACCTCTATACAAGAGCTTGGCCTCATTCAGCCTATTACTTTAAGAAGAGTTGCAGGAGGACGTTTTCAAATTATTGCTGGAGAGCGTCGTTTTCGTGCTTCTCAAGTTGCAGGGTTAGAGTCTGTCCCTTGTTGGATTCGTGAAATACATGATGACCAGATGCTCGAAATGGCTTTGGTTGAGAATATACAGAGAGAGAACCTGACTGCGATTGAGGTTGCATTGAGTTATCAACGATTGATCGACGAATGTCGCTATACACAAGAGGTATTAAGTGATAAAGTTGGAAAGAAGAGGGCTACGATATCCAATTATTTAAGACTGCTTAAATTGCCAGCGGTTATCCAAAAAGCACTTCAACAACGTCAAATGTCTATGGGACATGCGCGTGCGATTATTAATATCGAGGATGAAGACTTCCAAATTGAGTTATTCCACCAGATTGTAACAGAAGGACTCTCCGTAAGAAAGGTGGAAGAGATCGTAAGAAATTACAACCATGGAGAGATGATCACTTCCAGCGATGAGAAAAAAAGTAAGGAAACACGTAATCCATTCCCTCAAGAGTTTGCATCTTTAGAAGATCATTTAAGAAGTTTTTTTGATACGTCAGTAAATTTTAGAATGAATAATAAAGGAAAGGGAAAGATTGTAATTCCTTTTGATGATCCAAAAGAACTTGAAAGAATTATCTCAATTCTTGATCAAACTAAAAATTAA
- a CDS encoding deoxynucleoside kinase, with the protein MDINFLVIEGNIGAGKTTLSSMISEKHNAKLVLEQFSDNPFLPKFYKDPEKFSFPLEMSFMAERYNQLKQQTDLELFKSFTVSDYYFMKSLIFSKSTLQPDEYGLYRKFFDIIYQNIPKPSLYVYLHLSTERLMENISKRGRSYETEITLDYLKKITDGYFNFFSQQKDFPIVAITTDELDFVKNRDDYDKIEQLIFGERYPKGLTRLIP; encoded by the coding sequence ATGGATATTAATTTCCTTGTAATAGAAGGTAATATTGGTGCAGGAAAGACGACCCTTTCCTCTATGATAAGTGAAAAACATAATGCAAAGTTGGTTTTAGAACAGTTTTCAGATAATCCTTTTCTTCCCAAATTTTATAAGGACCCTGAAAAATTTTCTTTCCCCTTAGAGATGTCATTTATGGCTGAGAGATATAATCAGTTGAAACAGCAAACAGATTTGGAGTTGTTTAAAAGTTTTACCGTTTCTGATTATTACTTTATGAAGTCGTTGATATTCTCCAAATCTACGTTACAACCTGATGAATATGGTTTGTATCGTAAATTTTTTGATATCATATATCAGAATATTCCAAAGCCATCACTCTACGTTTATCTTCATTTAAGTACGGAGAGGTTGATGGAAAATATATCCAAACGAGGACGTAGTTACGAAACGGAGATTACTTTAGACTATTTGAAGAAAATTACAGATGGCTATTTTAACTTCTTTTCTCAACAAAAAGATTTTCCTATTGTTGCAATTACTACAGATGAGTTAGATTTTGTGAAAAATAGAGATGATTATGACAAAATAGAGCAGTTGATTTTTGGAGAACGTTATCCAAAAGGTTTAACTAGGTTAATACCTTAG
- a CDS encoding AAA family ATPase — protein sequence MGKIIALANQKGGVGKTTTAINLAASLSVLEKKVLVLDADPQANATTGLGFDLSEVSATIYECIIDGMDPRTIVQKTEMPGLYLIPSHIDLVGAEVEMLPLPNREKLLKKVLLDIRDDYDYVIIDCSPSLGLITVNALTAADSVVIPVQSEYFALEGLGKLLNTVKIIQNRLNPTLEIEGFLLTMFDSRLNLANEIYKEIKTHFKNMVFKTVISRNIKLSEAPSYGKTVIEYDAKSTGAKQYLELAREIIVNNSSFATI from the coding sequence ATGGGAAAAATCATTGCTTTAGCAAATCAGAAAGGTGGAGTGGGAAAAACTACTACCGCTATCAATTTGGCAGCGAGTTTGTCGGTATTGGAAAAAAAGGTCTTGGTATTAGATGCCGATCCCCAAGCGAATGCCACAACTGGTTTAGGCTTTGATTTAAGTGAAGTTTCTGCTACTATATATGAATGTATTATCGATGGGATGGACCCCCGAACGATTGTACAGAAGACAGAAATGCCAGGCCTTTATTTGATTCCTTCTCATATTGATCTAGTGGGTGCAGAAGTGGAGATGTTACCTCTTCCCAATAGAGAAAAGTTGTTGAAAAAAGTGTTACTTGATATTCGAGATGATTATGATTATGTCATAATCGACTGTTCGCCCTCATTAGGATTGATTACGGTGAATGCACTTACTGCTGCTGATTCTGTTGTTATTCCGGTTCAAAGTGAATATTTTGCGCTTGAAGGTCTAGGAAAATTGTTGAATACTGTAAAAATTATTCAGAATAGATTAAATCCGACACTTGAAATTGAAGGGTTTCTGTTAACGATGTTTGACTCTCGTCTAAATCTTGCGAATGAGATTTATAAAGAGATAAAGACCCATTTCAAGAATATGGTGTTCAAAACAGTAATTTCTAGAAATATCAAACTGAGTGAAGCTCCAAGTTATGGTAAAACAGTGATTGAATATGATGCAAAATCTACAGGTGCTAAACAATATTTAGAACTTGCTAGAGAGATAATTGTTAATAATAGTAGCTTCGCTACAATCTAA
- a CDS encoding phosphatidate cytidylyltransferase: protein MNNLQQRILTGILFVCTLVGSIAIGKWTFFALFILISYLATNEFYHLAYRAKARPNRKIGIATSIYIFISFFLIASGLVPSKVTLGIIPLIVGLFVYELYRDSKVPFLNLAFTILGLVYVTTPLALFNFFVFPPSVTGTPVYSPHLLMGIFIFVWINDSGAYLVGSRFGRHKLFERISPKKTWEGSIGGGVLTMSAAVVMSRIFPQYGLIDMVVVALITVIAGTLGDLVESMFKRSIEVKDSGSFFPGHGGLLDRFDSIILAAPMVYFYFRLIS, encoded by the coding sequence TTGAATAATTTACAACAGAGAATATTGACGGGCATCCTGTTTGTATGTACGTTGGTTGGATCCATAGCCATTGGGAAATGGACATTTTTTGCACTTTTTATTTTGATTTCTTATTTGGCTACCAATGAATTTTACCATTTAGCCTATAGAGCAAAAGCTCGTCCTAATCGAAAGATAGGTATTGCTACTAGTATCTATATCTTTATTTCGTTTTTCCTTATTGCTTCAGGTTTGGTCCCATCAAAAGTAACTTTGGGTATCATCCCTCTGATTGTAGGACTTTTCGTTTATGAACTCTACAGGGATTCTAAAGTGCCTTTTTTAAATTTAGCCTTTACGATTCTAGGATTGGTTTATGTTACCACACCGTTGGCATTGTTTAACTTTTTTGTCTTTCCTCCTTCAGTAACAGGCACTCCTGTTTATTCTCCCCATCTTTTAATGGGAATATTTATTTTTGTTTGGATTAATGATTCTGGAGCTTATCTAGTTGGATCTAGGTTTGGTAGACATAAGCTTTTTGAGCGAATATCTCCTAAGAAAACTTGGGAAGGTAGTATTGGAGGTGGTGTGCTCACGATGAGTGCAGCGGTCGTGATGAGCCGTATTTTTCCACAATATGGACTGATTGATATGGTTGTAGTGGCGCTTATCACTGTAATCGCTGGTACATTAGGTGATCTTGTTGAGTCTATGTTCAAAAGAAGTATTGAGGTGAAAGATAGCGGCTCTTTTTTTCCTGGACATGGTGGTTTGTTAGATCGTTTTGATAGCATAATACTCGCAGCACCAATGGTCTATTTTTATTTTCGATTAATATCTTAA
- the ftsH gene encoding ATP-dependent zinc metalloprotease FtsH — MAKDSNKKGWNMPKQGKPGSNGKGGLSQKFNPFIFFLIITLLFVAFQFFAGGSGAIEKNWNEIRPMFVNRDVEKVVVINKDRAEYYLKADKLKKYESDLKGTFSKPSPEGPQFYSQIGDVTVFSQQLDRAQKNIPEVDRVIPSYNTRTDSMGIFFNILPILVIIFIWFYLFRRMGKGGAGGGAGGIFNVGKSQAKVIEKGEKVDTTFKDVAGLSEAKQEIEEIVDFLKMPEKYTKLGGKIPRGALLVGPPGTGKTLLAKAVAGEAGVPFFSMSGSDFVEMFVGVGASRVRDLFKQAKEKSPCIIFIDEIDAIGRARGKNGGFSSNDERENTLNQLLTEMDGFGTNSGVIILAATNRADILDRALMRAGRFDRQIHVDLPDLNDRKAIFKVHLRPLKISEDFDSDFLAKQTPGFSGADIANVCNEAALYAARKKKDFIEKQDFLDAVDRIVGGLEKKNKILTPLEKKTIAFHEAGHASVSWLLEHAHPLVKVTIVPRGYALGAAWYLPEERQITTKEQLLDEMCATLGGRAAEEIIFGRISTGAQNDLEKVTKLAYSMISVYGMSDKVGNVSFYDSSGRQDYGFSKPYSDETAVMIDHEVRNLIQESYERAKDIIRSNQEGFEELANTLLTSEVIFSDDVEKIFGARPWKSKTDELEDAYNADHKAEEMKNTSENIEKDEEDLNEQTTV; from the coding sequence ATGGCTAAAGATAGTAATAAAAAAGGCTGGAACATGCCTAAGCAAGGTAAGCCGGGAAGTAACGGCAAGGGGGGATTATCTCAAAAATTTAATCCCTTTATTTTCTTCTTAATCATTACCTTGCTATTTGTAGCATTCCAGTTTTTTGCTGGAGGTAGTGGTGCTATTGAAAAAAATTGGAACGAAATTCGTCCAATGTTTGTAAATAGAGATGTCGAAAAAGTAGTAGTAATAAATAAGGATAGAGCTGAATATTATCTAAAAGCGGACAAACTAAAGAAGTATGAAAGCGACCTGAAAGGTACTTTTTCTAAGCCATCGCCTGAAGGACCTCAGTTTTATAGCCAAATTGGTGATGTGACTGTATTTTCACAACAATTGGATAGAGCACAAAAGAATATTCCAGAAGTTGACCGTGTGATACCAAGTTATAATACAAGAACCGATTCAATGGGTATATTCTTTAATATACTTCCTATTTTGGTGATTATATTTATTTGGTTCTACTTATTTCGTCGTATGGGAAAAGGCGGTGCTGGTGGTGGTGCTGGTGGTATCTTTAACGTTGGTAAATCCCAAGCAAAAGTAATTGAGAAAGGGGAGAAAGTAGATACTACTTTTAAAGATGTTGCAGGTTTATCTGAGGCAAAGCAAGAGATCGAAGAGATTGTAGACTTCTTGAAAATGCCAGAGAAATATACGAAATTGGGTGGTAAGATACCACGTGGTGCTCTTTTAGTTGGCCCTCCAGGTACCGGAAAGACTTTGCTTGCTAAAGCGGTTGCTGGTGAAGCTGGTGTTCCTTTCTTCTCTATGTCAGGTTCTGATTTCGTAGAGATGTTTGTAGGAGTAGGAGCCTCTCGTGTAAGAGACCTTTTTAAACAAGCAAAAGAGAAGTCTCCTTGTATCATTTTTATTGATGAGATTGATGCTATTGGTAGAGCTCGTGGTAAAAATGGCGGATTTTCATCCAATGATGAGCGTGAGAATACGTTGAACCAGTTGTTAACTGAGATGGATGGTTTCGGAACGAACTCTGGTGTGATTATACTTGCTGCAACAAACCGTGCTGATATCTTAGATAGAGCATTGATGAGAGCGGGACGTTTTGATCGCCAAATTCATGTGGATCTTCCAGATTTAAATGATAGAAAAGCAATCTTTAAAGTTCACCTACGTCCATTGAAGATAAGTGAGGATTTTGATTCTGATTTCTTGGCTAAACAGACACCAGGTTTTTCTGGAGCGGATATTGCAAATGTTTGTAACGAAGCGGCTTTATATGCTGCAAGAAAGAAGAAGGACTTTATCGAAAAGCAAGATTTCTTAGACGCTGTCGATCGTATCGTTGGTGGATTGGAGAAAAAGAATAAGATATTAACACCATTGGAGAAAAAGACGATTGCCTTCCACGAGGCGGGTCATGCTTCTGTTAGTTGGTTGTTAGAACATGCACACCCATTGGTGAAAGTGACTATTGTTCCCCGTGGTTATGCATTGGGAGCTGCATGGTATCTTCCAGAAGAACGTCAGATTACTACCAAAGAGCAACTTCTAGATGAGATGTGTGCTACTCTTGGAGGACGTGCTGCTGAAGAGATTATTTTTGGTCGTATCTCGACAGGTGCTCAAAATGATTTAGAGAAAGTTACCAAATTGGCTTACTCGATGATCTCTGTCTATGGTATGAGTGATAAAGTGGGTAATGTAAGTTTCTATGACTCATCAGGACGTCAAGATTATGGTTTTTCAAAACCATATAGTGATGAAACAGCAGTAATGATAGATCATGAAGTTCGTAATTTGATTCAAGAATCTTATGAAAGAGCGAAAGATATCATTCGCTCTAATCAAGAAGGTTTTGAAGAGTTAGCAAACACGCTACTTACTAGTGAGGTGATATTCTCGGATGATGTGGAGAAGATCTTTGGTGCTCGTCCATGGAAAAGTAAAACCGATGAGTTGGAAGATGCTTATAATGCGGATCATAAAGCTGAGGAGATGAAAAATACTTCTGAGAATATTGAAAAGGATGAAGAAGATTTAAATGAACAAACGACGGTTTAG